The Bombus pascuorum chromosome 12, iyBomPasc1.1, whole genome shotgun sequence genome contains the following window.
TTCTGATAATTTCCAAGgatctatatctatattttcttcctttcttacttttatatatttattcattacgTTTTTAGTTTCTTTGATTTTCTGCGGTTGTAATTCTTCGttatctctttttattattggCTTCGTTTTGTGTTTGCTACTCGATGATAGTTGATCACCTTTATAAAATCGGTGATTGCTGGCCCATGGAATGTCAATTGCGACCGTAAGAACTGCATTCGTTAAAAGCTAAATAAATTGATGGAAAAGGTGAATAACAGAAACATCGAAAATAAATAGGCTTCTTCGAATAAAACGATATCTGTCATTAAGTCTTAATTTCTGCTTTCggatatatttaattgatcAATGAATTTAACTCTCATGTCAGAGAATTCTTTTTCTAGTTGTTTCGCTTTCACGCGAACGTCTTTCTGGTCCATTGCTCTTTCACAATTGAATATCacgttctatttattttcattactttatcttattttcttttatttattattattttactatataagTATCATTGAATAAAGAAGACctaagtaaaatttattctacTATCACCGTAATATTAATGACAATACTACttagaattttcaattaaaatttaatttaaaataattaataataattaaatttacttgcTTATAATATACGATGTGTACGatctgtatataaaatttgtacgtATTGGCGATTATTTAAATGACTTTTTGTTATCTCTGAATCAAATTGGGCCATTAAAAGTAAGCAAATGATTCGtttattacgaaaattttaataaataaagaatttgtacttacaagaaatttaatatgcatTTTGTATTTCCAAGGTAGAAGAACAACAGTTCTCTATCAAAATTCACTGTAGATATCCTTGCCGTTTTTAGTCTTCAATCACTTTCATATATCCTCTCTCTTTTATCCTCCCCACTAATTTTCTTCTACGATTACAATAGATATTATTGGATATCTTAAATGGCGGGAAACTATATTATTCCCGCtcttttaaaaatctttctcttttaatgtaatatataccactgcatattattttaaaatgtgtaaaaaataaacgaatatcattgttataaatctataatttgtgctattaattatttttatttaacattatacgaaataCATTTACCTGATTGCGAAAACGATTCTAACGCGATAACGAAAATCCTGTTGTTCGTTTCAATTACGTAGATTACACAATTTACATTTGACCGGAAGTGAATAATTCAGGATACGTCATGTCACTGAAACGTCCACTGAACTCAAATTCTTTTCAAAGATAGAATGACACGCAATTATTATCATCACCTTTTTCCTGCTCATTTCGTTTATATATTTGACCGAAAGAGAACATGGTTTCAATAATTGTTTAGTTAAAACGGCGGAGCGTTGACAGCGTGGTGTatcatgaaaaattttatttcgtttactTTGTGCTGTAtccttctattttttctcCGTGAGGGAGTAgtaagttttaaaaaatgacgaatttatatattttattatgttatacttGTTATACAAATCTAgcgtataaaatttcttaaatttaaatgatttaaaaaataatatttaatatcattaaattattataaatattataatattgataataagGAAGTAAATAGCAGGTATGTATGATATACATATGCCATGAATGCCGTTATGAaagatatgtacatataagagaaatataataaattattccaactaatatataaataaatcctatctatagaaaatatgtatttctttcaaaGTTTTACCTATTTCACTCATTCAAAATCAAGcaaaatatatacttgtataAATGTCTGCAATCTAATTACAGTTACAAATCCCTTTTCAGTCTTTAAGGTGTCGTTCTGGAAATCAACAAATAGACGTACAATTTCAAAAAGTGTTGAAAACTTGTAGGAACCGTTATGCCGGTTCGAATACAGGTAATGGGG
Protein-coding sequences here:
- the LOC132912679 gene encoding uncharacterized protein LOC132912679; the protein is MHIKFLLLTNAVLTVAIDIPWASNHRFYKGDQLSSSSKHKTKPIIKRDNEELQPQKIKETKNVMNKYIKVRKEENIDIDPWKLSEDTDRIQFQIEGHEGPKTYLFGFDTGNGKNRQYRLEEKHRDGTIKGQYGYYDALGKLRKIQYVAKPFEGYTEIHHESNVRKINI